The Nocardioides marmorisolisilvae genomic interval GGCTCCTCACCGACCAGCTCCGGTTCGGCGATCCGGATCGACAGCCGTGGGCCGCTCGCCTGCTCGACCACGGAGCGCACCGCCTGCTCCCGTGCTTGGGCGTCCGCGAAGCGCAGTGGCCGCAGCGCACGCTCGGTCTCGGCGTAGAGGTTCCAGATCGTCCAGGTCGCTCGCTGGGTCGCGACGCTGCGCACCACCCGCTTCGCCGCGGCGGCGGTGAGCTCGTCGGAGAGCGCGGTGACCGGGTCGTCGCGGTGCACACACTCGGCGGCCAGGTGTTCGAGGCGCCGCCTGCCGACCACCGTGCGGGCCTGGGTGGTCCAGTCGGTGACCTGCTCGGCCAGGCTGCGCCCGACACCCTTGGCCTCACGGGTCTCCAAGGTGGCCTGCTGGGCCAGCCGCAGCTGGGTGGGCCGATTCGGCTCTCGGCCATGAGCGCTGCGGTACTGGCTGCGCAGCTCGGCGTACCGCTGCTCGATCAGGGCACGACGCCGAGAGAAGTGCCCGATCAGGTCAGCCGGCACGCCATCGATCTCGCGAACCGGACGCTTGCCGCCCGCATCGCCGGGACGCTCGACGAACCGGACCCCCAGCCGCCGGGCCATCGCGTCCTCGAACCGAGTGTTGTACCGCTCCGAGGCCGCCACCCCCAGCCCATACAGCCCGCGAGCATCCAGGGAGCGCCACTTGCCGTCCATGCCGCAGACCTTGTTCGCAATCGCGACATGGGTGTGCAGGTCCGGGTCGCCGCTACGCGACTCACGATGGTCGAAGGCCGCGCAGACCAGCCCGCTCGCGTCGATCTGCGCCACGCCCCCGTGGCCGGTGCGGGTGTAGGCCGCATGCTCCTCGAGCCAGCCGATCGTGGAGGCGACCGCCTCGTGGTGAGCGGCCTCGACCTCGGCCCGCACCGCGGGCCCGCCGAGTGCCCACAACACCGACGCGGACTTGACCGGAGTGAACACCAGATCGAACCCGGCCACCGCCCGACGCCCACGTCGCGCCTCGTTGGCCGCCAGCCGGCCCCGCTCGGACTGGGACGGTTCTCGCCCCGCCTGCTCGACGAACTGCGCCACCCGGGCGGCCACCCGATCCGGATACGGCGCCAGCTCGGCGTACGACGGATACCGCGCACCCAGCCGCACCGCCGCCTCGGTTGCGCCCGCCGCGCGCATCGCGTCGGCATCCGGATGCAGTCCGGCACCGAACAGCGCCCGCATCTGCGCCTCGGAGACCTCACCGCCGGCCACGCCCAGCTGTTCGGCGCCCTTGCCCATCCACACGCCCGGCGGGTTGCCGTGCGCCACGTAGTAGTCCGCTAGCGACTGACCAGCCGCACGGGCCCGATCGGCCGAGGCGACCTGGCGGGTCAGGTAGGTGTACCCGTCCCCGGCCGAGAGCTTGTGCAGCGTCATCACGTGGACCACAGGCGTTCGAATCGAAACCACGTGGACGCGAGATCGCCGGATCGTGCGGCCAATTCTGTGACCAAAACGTGCTGGAACCGGCCGCGATGGGTGGGATCGGGCGGGACAGCTGAAGCGCGAAACCGCAGGTCAGGCCGCCAATTCGGGTCGCAGCGGGACAGCCAGAACTGCCTTCGAGCAGGCTCATAACCCAGAGGTCGCAGGTTCAAATCCTGCCCCCGCTACAATGTGATGTCTCAAGACATCCCGGAGGGCCGAACCCAATAGTCGTGGGTTCGGCCCTCCTTCGTTTCTGCCCCCGCTACAAGGTGAAACAGCAGGTCAGAGGCGGCTTTTGGAGAGATCCGGAAGCCGTCTTTGGCGTTGTCGGGAGCGGTTTGGTAGCACTTGGCAGCAAGATCCGCGCCCCTTGGCGCTCGAGTCGCGTAAGCGACCGTGGTCACACGTGGACGGTCGCGTCCGTCGGTGAGCGTGCAGGGACCGACTTCTCGACGCGACCGGCCTCGACCTCTGGGTCAATGACCCTGATCACCGGCGTCATCGCCCGCGATCCCATACCGACTGGAAGCATCGCCGCAGCGGTCAACGGTGCCATCGAGGCATGGGGTCGGGCTAGCGCCTTGGAGCTGTGGGGAAGCCACCGCATCAACGCGGTCAGCCCCACTAGGAGAGGGTGCGTGTGACCGTCACGCTGTCATCGATCACACCGTCGTCCCCATAGTCGACGTCGCTGGTGTAGGTGACTGTCGAGCGTCCGATGTAGTCGTAGCGGGTGGTGGCAGTGGTGGTGCTGCCGCTCGCTGTATCGGTCCACGACTCCAAGCTGATCCGGCCCTTGGTGTCGTAGGTGTAGGCGTAGAACTGGTTGTCGACGAGCTGGCCATCGGCGTCATGCGTGTCTCCCGTGGTGTGCTCCAGCCGGCCCTGGCTGTCGTACTTCGAGATGAGGCGCTGGGTGGCCTCCGGGACCCCGTCGCCATCCGTGTCGAACTCGGCCAGGGTCGACACCTGCCGGCCACGGTTGTCGTAGCCGTACGTCACTGCCTCCAGGTTGGTCGTCCTTCCAGAGGCGGGATCGGTGCTGGTGGTTACCGACCTCAGCAGCCGACCGGCCTGTCCGTAGTCGTTGCGCACGTCTATCTGTCGGTCGTAGACGCCGTCGCCGTCGTCATCGATGCGTGCGTTCAGCAGAGTCAACTGGCCCCGGGGGTCATAGGTCTGCTGCTCATCCTGCATTAGCGTGAGCGCTCCTGGCCCCTGGGCCTGTGACTGGGTCTGCCTGATCAACTGTCCGCGGGAGTCGTAGGCGAGCTTCACGACGTCGTGAAGGAGCACGGCCCCGTGTTCGTCGTGCTGCACCGTGTCCCACTCCAGAACGTTGCCCCGCTGGTCGTAGGTCGTGGTCAGGACGTAGCCCGACCCCGATTCGTTGGAGTTGCTGTAGTCGTACGTCGTGGTGAGGGCCCGGCCCCGGCGGTCGTTGCCGAAGGCGAAGGTGTTGGTGCGGTCGATGACGCCGTCGCCGTTGTCGTCCACTGTCTGCTGTTCGCTGGTTAGGTGGCCCTGCCGGTCGTAGTTGGGCGTGTCGACAGCCGTGGAGGTCGGCCCCGGCCCGTCACCGTCCGAGTCGAAGGTGGACACCGTGTCGATGAGCTGGCCGCGAGCGTCGTACTCGGAGTGACGGTCGCTCCGTTCGGTCACGGTGCCGGCCGCATCGGTGATCACCCGCGACTGACTCACCACGTGCCCCGAGGTGTCGTAGACGGTGGTGACCGTCGCCCGCTGGACCCGTCCGTCCATGGCCTTGACGTCCGTGGTGGTGGTGACCACGGCCCCACGCAGCTCGGCCGGTGAGAGGGTGAGCGCCGCGTAGGGGTCCGGAGTCGCTGACGCTGGCGCCATCGGAACGAGGAGAAGCGCGGCTGGCAGGACCGAGGCGAGGCGCAGCAAATTCCGACGGGCAGCCATGAGTGCTCCTGCTTTCGTGCCCGGCGCGGGTCGCCGGACACCTCCACCGTGGCCCGGAATCATCGGTAAGGGAACGTCGGGCACTACCGGGGTTTGCGCTTCCGGTACCGGGTTTTCCGGCCGACCTCAGTGGGCGCATCGACTCCGGGCCAAACCGAGATGCATTCGGGTCAGCAGTGCATGTTGGTCGTGATCGGATCCCGGCGCGGGTCGCCGCGCACCTCCACGGTGGCGTGGAGACATCGGAAAAGGGAAGGGCAGACACCACCGGTGTTTCCGGTGCCGACACTGGGGTTTTCTTGTGGTGTGACCTGTCCGAGGGGGACCGGTTCGGCGGTTTCCGAGACACGGTGCGCCCAGCGAGGCACAGTGGAAGCGTCTGTCGTCCTGTCACCCCAGGAGCTCCCGTTGCACAGTCCGGTTCGATGTGTGCGCTACCGGGAGGTGAAGGTGATCGAGGGGGCTCTCGCGGCGGTCTCTGGTGGCACCTCGAAACTGGTCCTGGTCGAGGGTGGGATGGGCAGCGGCAAGACGGCGCTTCTAGCGGCGGCGGCCGAGGCGGCGACCAGGCTCGGTCTCCCCGTCATTCATCGGCGCGGAGACGAGTTCGATCTCGGATCGCCCATTGCCGACTTGGAGCCGGAGCTCCATGCACACGACGGGGATGTCGCCATCGTGCTCCTCGTCGACGATGCGCACTGGATCGACTCCCGCTCCCTGCTTCGCCTGCGACGATGGGTTCAGGACGGTCCGGGCCACACCTGTATGGTCATCGCGGTCCGGGCGGCTGAGTTGGTGGGAACCTCCGAACGCGTCATCCACGAGCTGATGGTGACCTCCGACGCCGAGGCGATTGAGCTGGCACCCCTCTGCCATGACTCCGCTGCGTCGCTCATCGCGGGGATCCGTGGGCGCCCGCCGTCATCCGAGGAAGCGCGGGAGTTGTGCACTCGGACGGGAGGCAATCCTTTCCTTCTGGCCGCAGTCGCGCAGGCTGACCACACCAATGCGTGCGCAGAGGTGCCGCGAGAGATCGTCCGCTGGGTGCGCACGGAGCTGACGCGGCAGGGTGATGACGCCGTGGTGCTCGCTCGGGCGGTGGCTGTGTTGGGGATGCATGCCTCGCTTCCCCACGCGGCGCGGGTCGCGCGGCTCTCGATCGAGGCTGCTGCCGAGGCGGCCGATGGTCTTGCGGTGGGCGAGATCCTGGCACCGCCGTCCGCGGTGGGAGATCGGCTCGACTTCGTCGCGTCCGTGGTGCGGGAGGCGGTGCTGGTGGACATGCCGCCGTTCGGCCGAGCCGAGTTGCACCACCGGTCGGCGGAGGTGCTGCACGGCGAGGGCGCACCAGCCGGTGACATCGCGACACATCTTCTGTCCTCGGTCTGCCGTGACGACGCGTGGGCCGCCGAGAGCCTGCTAAGCGCTGGTCGCCAGTGCAACGATGCAGGCGAGCCGACCAGGGCCATCGACCTGCTGCGTCGGGCGCTGGCCGAGCCGCCCCCGTCGGCCCTCACTGCGCAGGTGCTGCTCGAGCTGGGCCGTGCCGAGGCGTTGACCGGATCGGTCGACGCGGTGCAACGGCTGAGCCGGCTCATCGTGGGTGATTTCGACCCGGACATCCGGCGTACGGCGGCACGGTTGCTCGGTTCCTACAACTTCGCCGCCGGGCAGCCGGCGGAGGCCGGCCGGGCGTTCAACCAGGCCGTGGAGGAGGCCGCCGGGGCGGCGCCGGGAGGCCGCGGGGTCGAGATCGACCGGCTGGGGGCACTCTTCTTCGTCACCGAGAACCGTGTCGCCTTTGACCAGGACGTCAGGGCCATCCTGGACTCGGCCCGCGAGCAGGGCTCGGCGCCCGAGCCCGGGCTGCTCGCCATATGGGCGTGCTGCCTGGCCGTTACCCGACAGGATCGGGAAGCAGTGCGCATCGCCGCCGAGCAGGCGATGGCAGCGGGGCCTCTGCACGGCGCCCCTCCCTGGGACTGCGGGTTCTCCTGGGCCGTCGGGTCGCTGGTCTACAGCGATCACCTGTCCCTTGCGCGGCAGGTGATCGACGAGGTGTACGCCGACGTCGGGGAGGAGCCACCGCCGGCGACACTGGGCATGCTGCAGATGTGGCAGGCCATGGTGGCCTACCACGAGGGTCGTCTTCCTGAGGCCGCAGCGTATGCGAGAGCCGCGACGGACCTGGCCCGCGCCACTGGACTGCACATGTGGCTGCCGTGGAGTGCGACCTATGAGGTGCTGTGCGCCATCGAGGCCGACGAGCCCGCGCTGGCGCAGCGGGCACTCGATCTGGCTGTCGATCTCGATGACACCATCCTCGGCGAGGCGTGCCTGCTCTTCGCCCGTGGTCGGCTGCAGCTGGAGTCCGACGATCCGATCCGCGCCCTAGAGACGTTCCGTGCCACCGGCAGGAGTCTCGAGCGCAGCGGTCTCGATGATTGGCCGGAGGTCCCGTGGCGGCTCTGGGCCGCGCTGGCGGCCTCCGAGACGGGCGCTGACGGCGAGGCCGCGGCCCTGGCCGAGACCGAGCTCGCCGCCGCCCGCCGCTCGGGGGCGCCACGCCTGATCGGTGCAGCATTGCGCGCGGCCGGGCTGGTCAAGGGCGGAGGACTGGACCTACTAGAGGAGGCCGTTGCCGTCCTCGAGGAGACCTCGGCCCGGCTCGAACGGGTCCGGGCCCGCTGCGATCTCGGAGCGGCGCTGCGTACGGCAGATCGTGACGCCGAGGCGACCGCCATGCTCATGGAAGCGTTGGAGGAGGCCGAAGCCTGCGGCTCTAGGATCGTGGCTGCCCGGGCCCGCCGCGAGCTGCGTGCGCTCGGGCGGCGCCCTCGTCGGGCGGCCGTCTCGGGCCCGGCCTCCCTCACCTCCGCGGAAGCCAGGGTGGCCACCCTGGCTGCGCAGGGGCTGAGCAACGCGGCGGTCGCCGAGGTGCTGAGTGTCTCGGTACGCACCGTCGAGTGGCACCTGCGCTCGGTCTTCCGCAAGCTCGGCATCCGCGAGCGATCAGCCCTCGGCCCCGTACTGCGCGACTAGGGCGTGCGGAGACACGCATCGCCGACGCAGGTGGACGCGGTGGCGGAGGCATCAACGTGCATCGCCGGCCCTCCACCTCGATCGACCAGCACTCGGGGTCGCTCACCGAAGGCCCGCCACCTGTACCTAGGGCCGGTTTTCGCAACCATCGGGCCGAAGTGCCTCAAGGCCCTGCAATGCACGTGATTTGGTCCCGCTCATCGTCGAATGTGAGGAGCCCGTTCAGCGCGCGGCCGCCGGGCCTTGCCGTTGCTGATCCTGGCGCGCTCGCTGCAGGGCGTCGGACTGGCGTTGGTGCCGGTCGGCATCGCGATCATGCGCGATGACCTGCCACGGGACCGGGGGGCGGGCATGGGGTCAGGTTCGCCGTCTCCGGGATCAACATCGACACCACCGACCCGAGCGTCAGCTATGCCAGCCACCCGGCCGGCTACGCGGTCGACCAACAACATCCACATCGGGTGTACCGCCTCCGACCCTCTCGGAATCCTGGCGGGGTGCACGGGCATCGACGTCGATGCATCCGATCTGCCGCCAGGCACCAACACCTTCAGGACGACGGCCACTGACCGCGCCGACAACACGCGGATGGCCTCGACCAGCTTCACGGTGGAGGTGACCTACGCCAGCCTCTGCACCCTGACCCAACGCTGGGTAGCGAAGGACGGCGTCACTCACTCGCTGTGCAGCAAGCTCGACGGAGCCGAACGAGCCGACGCACGAGGTAATCACAACGCAAGCGCCGGGATCCGCGCCGCCTACCGCCATCAGCTGGACGCTCAGGCCGGCCGAAGCGTGACCCGTCAGCATGCAGACACCCTTGAGAACCTGTCACGGCAGTTGTGATTGACCATCGGCCGCCGAATTGCGGCGGCGGCCTCTTCCTTGCTGGTCGGCTCGACGATCCGAGCCGACACTCTCCGGGAGGCCGCCCCGTCGATCCTAGGAAGGCTCGATATCTCCTGCCAAAGAAGCCCACGCCACGGCACAACGGTTGTCGCCTACTGCGCGACGTCTTGCTGTCCGTGGCCATGAAAAAGTCCCCACTGGTGGCCAGGTTCGGGTCCCCGCTGGTGGCCGGATAGAAGTCCCCACCCTTCGCGTCGTGTCGTAGCCGACGGTGAGGGCCCTGCGTGGTGACGGTGGCGGTGCCAACCAGTCACCGAGCACCACGCAGGGGTCTCCATTGAAGAACGCGAAGGAACGAATGGACGTGATTGCCGCCTACCGAGACGTGGGCACTTACCGGGGAGCGGCCGCGATCTGCGGCACGACCCACAAGACCGTGCGACGGATCATCGAGGCCCACGAGGCCAGCGGTGTGGGCTCGGCGCCGCCGGTGCGGGTCCAGCGGAGCAGGAACTACGAGAGCGTGGCCGAGCTGGTCGCGGAGAAGGTCGCCAAGACTGCTGGGAGGATCAGCGCGAAGCGGCTGCTGCCGACCGCCCGGGCGGCGGGCTATGAAGGGTCGGACCGCAACTTCCGGCGCCTGGTCGCCCAGGCGAAGCGGGAGTGGCGTCAGGGTCAGGTCCGTGCGGGTGGCCGCCGTCCGGCTGTCTGGTCGCCCGGCGAGGTCCTCGCGATCGACTGGGGTGAGAAGGTCCTCGCGGGCCGCAAGGTCCACGTCTTCTGCGCGGTGCTGGCGTGGTCGCGGTTCCGGTTCGTCCGGTTCGCCGCCGATGAGCAGCAGGCCACCACGCTGGCGATGCTGGCGGAGTGCTTCGAGGCCCTCGGCGGCGTCCCGAAGGTCGTGCTCGCCGACCGGATGGCCTGCTTGAAGGGTGGCGTGGTCGCGAACGTTGTCGTCCCGTCGCCGGACTACGTCCGGTTCGCGACCCACTACCGGTTCCGGCCCGACTTCTGTCATGCCGCTGACCCGGAGTCCAAGGGGATCGTGGAGAACCTGGTCGGCTACGCCAAGGACGACCTGCTGGTCCCGCTCGAGCTCGACGACGACCCGTGGGCCGGTGGCCTGGCAGGTCTGAACGAGCGGGCCGTCGCCTGGTGCGATGAGGTCAACGCGGCGGTGCACTCGGAGATCCACGCGGTTCCGGTCCAGCGGCTGGCCACCGAGGTCGAGTTGCTGGGCGAGTTGCCGTCGTTGCGGCTGGAGGTCGGTCCGAAGCCGACCACCCGGAAGGTCGACAAGCTGTCCTGCATCCGGTTCGGCTCGGCCCGCTACTCGGTGCCGAACCGGCTGATCGGCACCGTCGTCACGGTGCTGGTCGACGAACGCGACCGGATCCTGCGGGTGGTCGAGCCGGTCACCGGCGAGGTCCACGCCGAACACGGGCTGGTGGCGCCGGGCGAGGTCAGCATCGAGGATGCTCACTACGACCGGCCACGCCCCACCACGCCGGCCCGGGGAGCACGCGCCAGGACGCCTGCCGAGCGGGAGTTCCTCGCACTGGGAGGAGTCGCGGAGCAGTTCCTGACCGGGGCCGCAGCGGCCGGGGTCACCAAGCTGGGCACCGAGATCGCCGAGGTCCTCACCCTGGGTGCCGCGCACGGCACCGGCCCGCTCCTCGCGGCACTCGAGCGAGCGGTCGCGTTCGGCCGCTGGCGCGCCGACGACGTCCGCTCGATCCTGGCCACCAACGGACATGGCCCCAGGCCCACACCCGCGGGTCAGGCGCTGGTGATGACCCT includes:
- the istA gene encoding IS21 family transposase, producing MKNAKERMDVIAAYRDVGTYRGAAAICGTTHKTVRRIIEAHEASGVGSAPPVRVQRSRNYESVAELVAEKVAKTAGRISAKRLLPTARAAGYEGSDRNFRRLVAQAKREWRQGQVRAGGRRPAVWSPGEVLAIDWGEKVLAGRKVHVFCAVLAWSRFRFVRFAADEQQATTLAMLAECFEALGGVPKVVLADRMACLKGGVVANVVVPSPDYVRFATHYRFRPDFCHAADPESKGIVENLVGYAKDDLLVPLELDDDPWAGGLAGLNERAVAWCDEVNAAVHSEIHAVPVQRLATEVELLGELPSLRLEVGPKPTTRKVDKLSCIRFGSARYSVPNRLIGTVVTVLVDERDRILRVVEPVTGEVHAEHGLVAPGEVSIEDAHYDRPRPTTPARGARARTPAEREFLALGGVAEQFLTGAAAAGVTKLGTEIAEVLTLGAAHGTGPLLAALERAVAFGRWRADDVRSILATNGHGPRPTPAGQALVMTLPTVPTRSLDAYAIQPPIEGLEGGEVS
- a CDS encoding helix-turn-helix transcriptional regulator, with translation MRYREVKVIEGALAAVSGGTSKLVLVEGGMGSGKTALLAAAAEAATRLGLPVIHRRGDEFDLGSPIADLEPELHAHDGDVAIVLLVDDAHWIDSRSLLRLRRWVQDGPGHTCMVIAVRAAELVGTSERVIHELMVTSDAEAIELAPLCHDSAASLIAGIRGRPPSSEEARELCTRTGGNPFLLAAVAQADHTNACAEVPREIVRWVRTELTRQGDDAVVLARAVAVLGMHASLPHAARVARLSIEAAAEAADGLAVGEILAPPSAVGDRLDFVASVVREAVLVDMPPFGRAELHHRSAEVLHGEGAPAGDIATHLLSSVCRDDAWAAESLLSAGRQCNDAGEPTRAIDLLRRALAEPPPSALTAQVLLELGRAEALTGSVDAVQRLSRLIVGDFDPDIRRTAARLLGSYNFAAGQPAEAGRAFNQAVEEAAGAAPGGRGVEIDRLGALFFVTENRVAFDQDVRAILDSAREQGSAPEPGLLAIWACCLAVTRQDREAVRIAAEQAMAAGPLHGAPPWDCGFSWAVGSLVYSDHLSLARQVIDEVYADVGEEPPPATLGMLQMWQAMVAYHEGRLPEAAAYARAATDLARATGLHMWLPWSATYEVLCAIEADEPALAQRALDLAVDLDDTILGEACLLFARGRLQLESDDPIRALETFRATGRSLERSGLDDWPEVPWRLWAALAASETGADGEAAALAETELAAARRSGAPRLIGAALRAAGLVKGGGLDLLEEAVAVLEETSARLERVRARCDLGAALRTADRDAEATAMLMEALEEAEACGSRIVAARARRELRALGRRPRRAAVSGPASLTSAEARVATLAAQGLSNAAVAEVLSVSVRTVEWHLRSVFRKLGIRERSALGPVLRD
- a CDS encoding RHS repeat domain-containing protein; this translates as MAPASATPDPYAALTLSPAELRGAVVTTTTDVKAMDGRVQRATVTTVYDTSGHVVSQSRVITDAAGTVTERSDRHSEYDARGQLIDTVSTFDSDGDGPGPTSTAVDTPNYDRQGHLTSEQQTVDDNGDGVIDRTNTFAFGNDRRGRALTTTYDYSNSNESGSGYVLTTTYDQRGNVLEWDTVQHDEHGAVLLHDVVKLAYDSRGQLIRQTQSQAQGPGALTLMQDEQQTYDPRGQLTLLNARIDDDGDGVYDRQIDVRNDYGQAGRLLRSVTTSTDPASGRTTNLEAVTYGYDNRGRQVSTLAEFDTDGDGVPEATQRLISKYDSQGRLEHTTGDTHDADGQLVDNQFYAYTYDTKGRISLESWTDTASGSTTTATTRYDYIGRSTVTYTSDVDYGDDGVIDDSVTVTRTLS